The DNA sequence tcccttgattttgttatttcagtGGTTGTTGTTTCGCTTGGCTGTTCTCTTATTTGACTTGGTGTAAGATATTTTAGGCTCATAGTTGGCTCGGTGGACGAGATAATTTCAGCTTGGTtagattttggttttattgtgtctgtcgttgttgtttctgtaaaaactttttctgtagttgtagATGACTGTGTCGTGATAGTCGTTTTGAGTGATGTACTAGTTAATGTTGTTGATGCGGTTGTTGATGTTATTGTTGGTAatttctctgcttctgttgaTATTGTCGTAGATTTTGATGTTGTAGCTGATTTGGGTGTAGAGGCTGGTATTTGTGTGGTAGTGGTTGTTTTTAGTGTGGTAGTATTTGGCTTTTGAATGATggtggtcggtttttgtgtggtagtggttggtttttgtgtggttgtggtcggtttttgtgtggttgtggtcggaTTTTTTGTGGTCGTTGTCGGCTTTTTTGTGGTAgtagttgattttgttgttgttgttctgaaGGTTGTTGTCGGTTTTGTTGTGGTTGTAGTCGGCCTAatcattgttgttgttgtttctgtctGCGCACTTGTTGTTACCTTGGCTGCAATGGAAGGTATGACTGATTTATCTGTTGTAGCAGTCATGGATGTTGCTGACTTTGTCGTTATGGTCGAATTTTTAGTTATTCCttccgttgcgtttgttttatagttaatctcctttggatcacgatggtttaatggtggcaagattggtagattttttccaaataaggCGTGTTGCGTATGTAGAGATATTATTGCTGCTGCCGTCAATGTTCTAGGTTGATGTGGATTCCGGTACTCGaagctaaaatgttgtttttggcTTGTTCCATGACAGTGTCCCAACGATAATTTGTCGATCCGTCTTGTTAGGCATTTCCGGTCCGAAGCGCCTGAATGAAGTCCTGTTCTATCACTTGCCATTAATTGTCCTGTGTGATCGAATGTTCCCCAGATGGAACTTTTATCTGAACATTCGTGCAGGatgagcatcgttgtgttcgctttaatgcagttgtttgtgttaaatGGTCTTATCGTGAAGTCGGAGGAATATTCGAAGGCTTGGCCCTTGCTAGATGCTTCGCTACAGTTAGCCACGGttgtttgtgattgcaccaaggggtcattacttgttaataatttttgtaggcttgtttgacatttgatCCAGTTAGGATCGCATGCTTCGAGTGTTATTGGTTTGTTAACGCCATTgtgtgttaaacatttttcatcgggTGACTTACCATGTTTCATTAGTCCCCATCCTATCATGTCCCATATGATGTTTCCTCTCCCATGGTTCCGCTTCAATAATCCTCCGAAAATTGGCGAACTGACGGTCGTTGTTACTGATGTCCTCTGTTCCAACTGgatttcttcgaattcgtCAATGGATGCATCTGGGAAATTGTCCAACACATCCGGGTTTGTTGTTAGGATTTCGATAACCCATTGTTGATTTTCACTAATTGTTCCCTGTCTACTGCACGTTTTTAGTGTTGCCAATCTAACTcgtccttcttcttcatcatgtaaGGTGATGCACAGGCCTGTGTCTAGAGAAATCCATTGGTAGTTAATTCAATCCAGTATCCATCTTGATGTTTTTTCGGTACAATTTTCTGCcataatttgattgttttcatttgccacGATGCAGATGTTAGTGTTCATAAGCCTTATGCTGTGATCTACGATGTATTCGAATTTTGTTCCTGTTGGCAAAGGATCTTGGATATCATATTGGTTGTGGACTGATACTTGCGTGTTTATTGATGAACCATTAATCATGAGATACGCAATTGTATCTTTTTTAgtcattattccattttcttctacgtttGTTATTATAGGATGTCCCATTCGTATCGAACCCCATGCATACGATATGCTGTAAAGTCTTTTTCCCATAGCTTCTTTTTTAGCACGATtgtcaagaaattcaatttcgttattAGTCGACCGTTTTACTTTGTTCGCTACTGGGTCTGCGTATTCATTGCAAGACCATGTATCTACATTTACTTGGTTCTCACAGGATGGTAATgaagttttaaaatttttgtataactttgtggtcgtctctactggaaaaataagaaatgttaAAGGCATCCCTACTACTTTAAATCCAGGTTGggtaaattctttattatttatatctggtttgttagagAAAGTTATTTCTATCTGTTTGTTATTATCTAGAAGACGGCTAGTGTTTACATTAACCATTGAGTTTGTTAATTCTATATACCcttcacctttaaaaataatttgtgaatttgatgaatttgttgATCTATCTCCCCATACTATGGTGTtatgattttgtgtatactccccttcttgctgagtggtgtttaaaaatccaaatggactttccactaagctttctggtgtctcttgttttaatgttatctCTTCCGCTAAGCAATTTAATGCATGGTATTCCTTTATAGCATACCACTTCCCTTCCCCTGTAGGAGTTGATGTAAAACTCAACGTTGTTGTTCCTGCCTGCATAAGATTacccccacattttttattatttaccatttcccagcattcaattgctgagagtaattttgtttcctgtgaataaactgtgtcaaaagaccctatccagaaagatccggttattttctttgtcttaatccattgtttgcaagtccatcctttccaagtttttactGGATTTTGTTTAGTCATTAGCGTATAATTTGTTAGGTATCGTGGTTGATGGTTAGTGCTGGGGTTTTTGCAATAGTATGGTGAGTTAATATCTAGAATTCCTCGTGTTTTAACATAGTTGCAATCGCATACAGACGAGAAGATTGTGTGGGTTGTTTGCAATGTAGTTAGAATGCAAAAGAGTAGTAActttttctccatctgtttaaaaaaattaattgcattTTAGAAATTGGATGCCTGATTTCTCGATCTTAAATTATATCGTGAGGTTGTCCTAAAGTCGGAATTAGTCTGGTCTAATGGATTGGGGAATAGCATTCTTGGATCTAAgaatgatattatgggttCTTTCAGTCCAAGTTGCTTTTTAGGCCTCCCTGGTCTTCGTCTAATGGCTGTCGTTTCTGCTTTTCTCGCTTCGatctcttgttcttgtttggtTGGAGCATCTCGTGCCATATAAGGTTTAAGTCGGTTGCAGTGaacaatcgatttttgtttttcatttgtaatgttttggatttcgtacgtaatttctgagaaaccacgtatgattttaaatggaccattccatctatttataaattttccggCTTGAGGTGGTGCTTTTAATAGTACCAGATCGCCGGGATTGTACTTGACACTTTTTGTCCCTTCATCATaatactttttctgcttcgtttgagctttgaacaaatgttGGTTCGCTAATTCTTGTGCCTTTTTCCACTGGCGAGAatattcttcatgttgatttccCTCCATTTCGTAATGACGGTTGATCTTGATGTCGTTTGGTAAAATGGGTTCTCTTccgtagaaaaggtaaaatgggctATCTTTCAGAGTTGCTTGTTTAGACGTGTTGTATGCGAATGTGACGAATGGCAGATACCTGTCCCACTCCTCGGGTTCGTCTACCACATAACAAGCAAGCATATCACATAGCGTTCTATTAAACCTTTCTACCaatccatcggtttgtggatgatatgcagtggtacgcatttgttttatcttaaataatttacatatttcttgaacaatatttgataaaaaatttgttccttgatctgtcaacacgatttctggggctccatattttgttattaacttatttactagaatattggctattgtttgtgcggtttggtttttcattggaaatgtaaagacaaatctactggcatagtctgacaatactaaaatatatttatatcccttaacactttcttgaattAGTCCCACTACatccattgcaattctttcccataccctatctactggtggcaaaggttgcaatggtgctttactcgtgccaaatgcttttcgtcttgcacactttaaacaactgttaacgtatgccgtgacatcagatcgcatattaggccaagagtattgcctttgtagtcttgctagagtttttgttatacctaaatgtcctgctaatatgtgatcatgattttcttccatgatttctcttattttcacaATGGGAACTACTATCCTTCCATATTTATCAATTAGTTCTTGTTTCTCTTTTAACTTATATCtatttatatttccttttttattgccgtTCTGTATCTTTTTAAGGTTCTCAATTATTCTTCGGCAAtagttatcttcatgctgtaattcagtccattctttctccaaattatTAACCTTGTGTTCCACTTTAGCAAtgggtaatattggaatacgactaagagtgtcggcgttttggtgtgacttaccaggtcgatatccgattacgatgtcaaattcttgtaatttcaatgcccatcttgctagtcgtcctgccggttcggatttgctcatcaaccattctaaaggtcgatgatcagtgaataccgttaacttccggccgtataagtacgttctgaatacatctacagcatgaatgattgcatatgcttctttctctgttgttgaccatttggcttcacgatcgttcagatgtttagaagtatacgcgatgacgacttctaggtcgtctgattcactgtgatcctgttcgtcggtcgcagctgaatccgctgattgaggtggagattgtatttgtgccaagactgctcctattccgtatcctgatgcatccgtatagatgataaattcgcgcgtgaaattgggatagctcagaataggtctagatatgaggcagttctttatacaattaaaggcgtccctttgttcctcccccatttccattcgactgacttccttgtcagtgctgtcaatggatgagctttatcagcgaaagctctgataaattttcgatagtagcttgctagtcccaaaaatgaactcaattcttttgtgtttttaggtgcagggtaattaataattgattccaattttttaagatttggtgttatgccttgttctgatactatgtaacctaaatagtccaacttctcttgaaagaattcgcatttttttcgttttagttttaaacccgcttttgtcaacaatttaaaaacttcttctaaatgttttatatgttcgtcaatcgaactactgaaaacaataatttcatctagataa is a window from the Daphnia magna isolate NIES unplaced genomic scaffold, ASM2063170v1.1 Dm_contigs167, whole genome shotgun sequence genome containing:
- the LOC123467275 gene encoding uncharacterized protein LOC123467275, translating into MEGNQHEEYSRQWKKAQELANQHLFKAQTKQKKYYDEGTKSVKYNPGDLMEKKLLLFCILTTLQTTHTIFSSVCDCNYVKTRGILDINSPYYCKNPSTNHQPRYLTNYTLMTKQNPVKTWKGWTCKQWIKTKKITGSFWIGSFDTVYSQETKLLSAIECWEMVNNKKCGGNLMQAGTTTLSFTSTPTGEGKWYAIKEYHALNCLAEEITLKQETPESLVESPFGFLNTTQQEGEYTQNHNTIVWGDRSTNSSNSQIIFKGEGYIELTNSMVNVNTSRLLDNNKQIEITFSNKPDINNKEFTQPGFKVVGMPLTFLIFPNQVNVDTWSCNEYADPVANKVKRSTNNEIEFLDNRAKKEAMGKRLYSISYAWGSIRMGHPIITNVEENGIMTKKDTIAYLMINGSSINTQVSVHNQYDIQDPLPTGTKFEYIVDHSIRLMNTNICIVANENNQIMAENYTGLCITLHDEEEGRVRLATLKTCSRQGTISENQQWVIEILTTNPDVLDNFPDASIDEFEEIQLEQRTSVTTTVSSPIFGGLLKRNHGRGNIIWDMIGWGLMKHGKSPDEKCLTHNGVNKPITLEACDPNWIKCQTSLQKLLTSNDPLVQSQTTVANCSEASSKGQAFEYSSDFTIRPFNTNNCIKANTTMLILHECSDKSSIWGTFDHTGQLMASDRTGLHSGASDRKCLTRRIDKLSLGHCHGTSQKQHFSFEYRNPHQPRTLTAAAIISLHTQHALFGKNLPILPPLNHRDPKEINYKTNATEGITKNSTITTKSATSMTATTDKSVIPSIAAKVTTSAQTETTTTMIRPTTTTTKPTTTFRTTTTKSTTTTKKPTTTTKNPTTTTQKPTTTTQKPTTTTQKPTTIIQKPNTTTLKTTTTTQIPASTPKSATTSKSTTISTEAEKLPTITSTTASTTLTNTIKPKSNQAEIISSTEPTMSLKYLTPSQIREQPSETTTTEITKSRDNEEEDIEKIERQHNTTRDKSEFQDKNSNDQLKASTQQKENTAHELVVDNYRPLNDANTSNGLPKSTEKLSDLIKYELGKMHEQYKISSETEHDNKLAKEIRDVYCQLSKIKRTQAIILAQTNGLLAAAALGLPMCTRIYGFGQAMTLQQCDPKRISLSAKETKCGFQPFFVYGKNNCTIGLDGWSIHPYSECFWKSQLININGYPHTWQHNATAGDWIKQEATIHTSNLDLIAEFEELHLNSFDYGLRNHPAHGTMEMEQLNILNDLVGRINEGEGKELPDILVTEEQDNQIGNMFSWFDTLKIMALSAIGFILFLICLRIFIACNPIPRIKESFRRRKQTRNVSESDGQEMDSMIPEPIYSAGGANEKPFIREFAPLMTSATETPKETLTLINTPSAPKKGKLYPIEELKWENEQNNECTGSHTTCSYVVGYGMVWEDLCRCTPEDHLKRTINK